From the Lolium rigidum isolate FL_2022 chromosome 2, APGP_CSIRO_Lrig_0.1, whole genome shotgun sequence genome, one window contains:
- the LOC124686714 gene encoding glucan endo-1,3-beta-glucosidase 14-like: MDLLLLFPRSLRAQLASTFSSSSARRKKIMAVTPRGRPGTSLCQRRPMLLLLLFCCLLAFFPCRASAFHSFVGTYGVNYGQIADNLPKPPEVVRLLQMAKIKNVRIFDSNHDILDAFRNSGLNLAIAIPNGLVKDISANPAKAMDWVNENVQPYYPSTRIVAIIVGNEILGGADSGLAEALIGAVVNVHDALRALRLSRTIEVNTPHSEAVFGSSYPPSNGTFRPDLMVYLKPLLDFFSQTGAPFYVNAYPFLAYMSDPAHIDVKYALMEPNAGILDPKTNLHYDNMFEAQLDATYSALEVAGYPDMEVRVSETGWASEGDASETAATLENARTYNFNLRKRLFLRKGTPYRPKRVVKAFIFALFNEDQKTGPGSERHFGLFKPDGSVSLDIGFKGLRSSSSSLLTEHRARGWILRYWAALLPCTFVFLALAA, translated from the exons ATGGA CCTCCTCCTCCTATTCCCCCGGTCGTTGCGTGCGCAGCTCGCCTCCACCTTCTCTTCCTCGTCGGCGCGCCGGAAGAAGATCATGGCGGTGACTCCCCGGGGCCGGCCCGGTACCAGCCTCTGCCAACGCCGGCcgatgctcctgctcctcctgttCTGCTGCCTCCTCGCCTTCTTCCCCTGCCGCG CGTCGGCGTTCCACTCGTTCGTGGGGACGTACGGGGTGAACTACGGGCAGATCGCTGACAACCTGCCGAAGCCGCCGGAGGTGGTGAGGCTGCTCCAGATGGCCAAGATCAAGAACGTCCGGATCTTCGACTCCAACCACGACATCCTGGACGCGTTCCGCAACTCCGGCCTGAACCTGGCCATCGCCATCCCCAACGGGCTGGTGAAGGACATCTCGGCGAACCCGGCCAAGGCCATGGACTGGGTGAACGAGAACGTGCAGCCCTACTACCCGTCCACCCGCATCGTGGCCATCATCGTGGGCAACGAGATCCTGGGCGGCGCCGACTCGGGCCTCGCCGAGGCGCTCATCGGCGCCGTCGTCAACGTGCACGACGCGCTCCGCGCCCTCCGCCTCTCGCGCACGATCGAGGTGAACACGCCGCACTCGGAGGCCGTGTTCGGCAGCTCCTACCCGCCCTCCAACGGCACCTTCCGGCCGGACCTCATGGTGTACCTCAAGCCGCTGCTGGACTTCTTCTCCCAGACCGGCGCGCCCTTCTACGTGAACGCGTACCCGTTCCTGGCCTACATGAGCGACCCGGCGCACATCGACGTCAAGTACGCGCTCATGGAGCCCAACGCCGGCATCCTCGACCCCAAGACCAACCTCCACTACGACAACATGTTCGAGGCGCAGCTCGACGCCACCTACTCCGCGCTCGAGGTCGCCGGCTACCCGGACATGGAGGTGCGCGTGTCCGAGACCGGCTGGGCGTCCGAGGGGGACGCCTCGGAGACGGCGGCGACGCTGGAGAACGCGCGGACATACAACTTCAACCTCAGGAAGCGGCTCTTCCTCAGGAAGGGGACGCCATACAGGCCCAAGCGGGTGGTCAAGGCCTTCATCTTCGCGCTCTTCAACGAGGACCAAAAGACCGGACCCGGCAGCGAGCGCCACTTCGGCCTCTTCAAGCCCGACGGCAGCGTCTCCCTCGACATCGGATTCAAGGGCCTcaggtcgtcctcgtcgtcgttgctCACCGAGCATCGAGCCAGGGGGTGGATCCTGCGCTACTGGGCGGCGCTTCTGCCATGCACATTCGTTTTCTTAGCTTTGGCAGCATGA